A part of Oncorhynchus masou masou isolate Uvic2021 chromosome 30, UVic_Omas_1.1, whole genome shotgun sequence genomic DNA contains:
- the LOC135522347 gene encoding myelin-associated glycoprotein-like isoform X3, protein MWCLELLLPVLLIIKDVSGQWNVWIPRDISAMTNSCVVIPCTFMYPSSIRPYRGTHGIWYFGQPYPQLFPPVVIKTRTDIVHESYKGRTKLIGDLQQRNCTLLISNIGTEHSGRYYFRADLGGANIYTYPDFSELKVLDQPNIDIPEEIVADENLELTCYAPDNCPENSPEIQWMYTDYLPEAEYTSDYVEESNTAMLTSTLIFTPRPIHNGQLLGCRVYYPNTTLVYERLISLDVKYAPCSVWVNVSVEVMEGSSVTLLCEVDSNPPPRISWLFGDQELLWDTASNASLSLEDLTPSQGGIYTCVGDNGYGSMNTSMYLAVLYPPSEPVVNGSMTVLEGSSISLQCSTQGNPAPTLTWLKDGELVGTITAEEVSVLELLELTPQGDGQYRCLAENEHGRASSSLNITVEYAPVLLEESKCTVVREGVQCVCMATGNPEPIIEFYLPDKNITINDTDGRYNYYTHTDGHTSTGMIKLREKGERLGNGAVNVHCSISNIYGSESFHLELQQEKKYMMAVIVGTIGGVAVIAFIIAAVRYVGHNNKNLRQSFWAQSLTPF, encoded by the exons ATCTCGGCCATGACCAACTCCTGCGTGGTCATCCCCTGCACATTCATGTACCCGTCCAGTATCCGGCCGTACCGCGGCACCCACGGCATCTGGTACTTTGGTCAGCCCTACCCCCAGCTCTTCCCACCTGTGGTGATCAAGACGCGCACAGACATCGTACATGAAAGTTACAAAGGGCGTACCAAGCTCATTGGGGACCTGCAACAGAGGAACTGCACCCTGCTCATCAGTAATATAGGTACAGAGCACTCAGGGAGGTACTACTTCCGTGCCGACCTGGGCGGTGCCAACATCTACACCTACCCAGACTTCTCTGAGCTCAAGGTGCTGG ACCAGCCCAACATTGACATCCCTGAGGAGATAGTCGCTGATGAGAATCTGGAGTTGACGTGCTATGCTCCAGACAATTGTCCAGAGAATAGCCCAGAGATCCAATGGATGTATACAGACTACCTGCCTGAAGCCGAGTATACCTCAGACTACGTTGAAGAGAGCAACACAGCCATGCTGACCAGCACGCTCATCTTCACCCCCAGGCCCATACACAATGGTCAGCTGCTGGGCTGCAGGGTCTACTACCCCAACACCACCCTGGTCTATGAGAGACTCATCTCTCTGGATGTCAAGT ATGCCCCTTGCTCGGTGTGGGTGAACGTGTCCGTGGAGGTGATGGAGGGCAGCTCGGTAACACTGCTCTGCGAGGTGGACAGTAACCCTCCTCCCAGGATCTCCTGGCTGTTTGGGGACCAGGAGCTGCTGTGGGACACGGCTTCGAACGCCTCGCTCTCCCTGGAGGACTTAACTCCCTCTCAGGGGGGCATCTACACCTGCGTGGGAGATAATGGCTACGGCTCCATGAACACATCCATGTACCTGGCTGTCTTGT ACCCTCCCAGTGAGCCAGTGGTAAACGGCTCCATGACCGTTTTGGAAGGTTCCTCCATCTCCCTGCAATGTAGCACCCAAGGCAATCCCGCACCCACCCTCACCTGGCTGAAGGACGGGGAGCTGGTGGGCACCATCACAGCCGAGGAGGTGTCTGTGCTGGAGCTTCTCGAGCTCACCCCTCAGGGAGACGGACAGTACCGCTGCCTGGCAGAGAACGAACACGGACGAGCCAGCAGCTCCCTCAACATCACTGTGGAAT ACGCTCCTGTCCTTCTGGAAGAGTCCAAGTGCAcggtggtgagggagggagtcCAGTGTGTTTGCATGGCTACGGGTAACCCTGAGCCCATCATCGAGTTCTACCTCCCCGACAAGAACATCACCATCAACGACACGGACGGACGCTACAACTACTACACGCACACGGACGGCCACACGTCCACGGGCATGATAAAACTACGGGAGAAGGGCGAGCGCCTGGGCAACGGTGCTGTCAATGTGCACTGCAGCATTAGCAACATATACGGGTCGGAGAGCTTTCATCTGGAGTTACAGCAGGAGA AGAAGTACATGATGGCAGTGATTGTTGGCACCATCGGTGGAGTGGCTGTCATCGCCTTCATCATCGCAGCAGTGAGATATGTGGGCCATAACAACAAGAA CTTAAGACAGAGCTTCTGGGCTCAAAGTTTAACTCCATTCTAG
- the LOC135522347 gene encoding myelin-associated glycoprotein-like isoform X1, which produces MWCLELLLPVLLIIKDVSGQWNVWIPRDISAMTNSCVVIPCTFMYPSSIRPYRGTHGIWYFGQPYPQLFPPVVIKTRTDIVHESYKGRTKLIGDLQQRNCTLLISNIGTEHSGRYYFRADLGGANIYTYPDFSELKVLDQPNIDIPEEIVADENLELTCYAPDNCPENSPEIQWMYTDYLPEAEYTSDYVEESNTAMLTSTLIFTPRPIHNGQLLGCRVYYPNTTLVYERLISLDVKYAPCSVWVNVSVEVMEGSSVTLLCEVDSNPPPRISWLFGDQELLWDTASNASLSLEDLTPSQGGIYTCVGDNGYGSMNTSMYLAVLYPPSEPVVNGSMTVLEGSSISLQCSTQGNPAPTLTWLKDGELVGTITAEEVSVLELLELTPQGDGQYRCLAENEHGRASSSLNITVEYAPVLLEESKCTVVREGVQCVCMATGNPEPIIEFYLPDKNITINDTDGRYNYYTHTDGHTSTGMIKLREKGERLGNGAVNVHCSISNIYGSESFHLELQQEKKYMMAVIVGTIGGVAVIAFIIAAVRYVGHNNKKENGNPGQDLVSKLENPALYYSTVKKDKQCLRKKVLKTELLGSKFNSILEESTGEDGDYQPVGSMADLERQELNYAALQFLGGRSRDGGASGRGDDGSDYTEIKAK; this is translated from the exons ATCTCGGCCATGACCAACTCCTGCGTGGTCATCCCCTGCACATTCATGTACCCGTCCAGTATCCGGCCGTACCGCGGCACCCACGGCATCTGGTACTTTGGTCAGCCCTACCCCCAGCTCTTCCCACCTGTGGTGATCAAGACGCGCACAGACATCGTACATGAAAGTTACAAAGGGCGTACCAAGCTCATTGGGGACCTGCAACAGAGGAACTGCACCCTGCTCATCAGTAATATAGGTACAGAGCACTCAGGGAGGTACTACTTCCGTGCCGACCTGGGCGGTGCCAACATCTACACCTACCCAGACTTCTCTGAGCTCAAGGTGCTGG ACCAGCCCAACATTGACATCCCTGAGGAGATAGTCGCTGATGAGAATCTGGAGTTGACGTGCTATGCTCCAGACAATTGTCCAGAGAATAGCCCAGAGATCCAATGGATGTATACAGACTACCTGCCTGAAGCCGAGTATACCTCAGACTACGTTGAAGAGAGCAACACAGCCATGCTGACCAGCACGCTCATCTTCACCCCCAGGCCCATACACAATGGTCAGCTGCTGGGCTGCAGGGTCTACTACCCCAACACCACCCTGGTCTATGAGAGACTCATCTCTCTGGATGTCAAGT ATGCCCCTTGCTCGGTGTGGGTGAACGTGTCCGTGGAGGTGATGGAGGGCAGCTCGGTAACACTGCTCTGCGAGGTGGACAGTAACCCTCCTCCCAGGATCTCCTGGCTGTTTGGGGACCAGGAGCTGCTGTGGGACACGGCTTCGAACGCCTCGCTCTCCCTGGAGGACTTAACTCCCTCTCAGGGGGGCATCTACACCTGCGTGGGAGATAATGGCTACGGCTCCATGAACACATCCATGTACCTGGCTGTCTTGT ACCCTCCCAGTGAGCCAGTGGTAAACGGCTCCATGACCGTTTTGGAAGGTTCCTCCATCTCCCTGCAATGTAGCACCCAAGGCAATCCCGCACCCACCCTCACCTGGCTGAAGGACGGGGAGCTGGTGGGCACCATCACAGCCGAGGAGGTGTCTGTGCTGGAGCTTCTCGAGCTCACCCCTCAGGGAGACGGACAGTACCGCTGCCTGGCAGAGAACGAACACGGACGAGCCAGCAGCTCCCTCAACATCACTGTGGAAT ACGCTCCTGTCCTTCTGGAAGAGTCCAAGTGCAcggtggtgagggagggagtcCAGTGTGTTTGCATGGCTACGGGTAACCCTGAGCCCATCATCGAGTTCTACCTCCCCGACAAGAACATCACCATCAACGACACGGACGGACGCTACAACTACTACACGCACACGGACGGCCACACGTCCACGGGCATGATAAAACTACGGGAGAAGGGCGAGCGCCTGGGCAACGGTGCTGTCAATGTGCACTGCAGCATTAGCAACATATACGGGTCGGAGAGCTTTCATCTGGAGTTACAGCAGGAGA AGAAGTACATGATGGCAGTGATTGTTGGCACCATCGGTGGAGTGGCTGTCATCGCCTTCATCATCGCAGCAGTGAGATATGTGGGCCATAACAACAAGAA AGAGAATGGCAACCCTGGGCAGGACCTGGTCTCTAAACTGGAGAACCCAGCGTTGTACTACAGCACAGTCAAGAAGGACAAACAATGTCTGAGGAAGAAAGTG CTTAAGACAGAGCTTCTGGGCTCAAAGTTTAACTCCATTCTAGAGGAGAGCACG GGAGAAGACGGGGATTATCAACCTGTGGGCTCTATGGCAGACCTGGAGAGGCAAGAGCTGAATTACGCCGCCCTGCAGTTTCTCGGGGGGCGCTCCAGGGATGGGGGGGCTTCAGGGAGGGGGGATGACGGCAGCGACTACACCGAGATCAAGGCCAAATGA
- the LOC135522347 gene encoding myelin-associated glycoprotein-like isoform X2: MWCLELLLPVLLIIKDVSGQWNVWIPRDISAMTNSCVVIPCTFMYPSSIRPYRGTHGIWYFGQPYPQLFPPVVIKTRTDIVHESYKGRTKLIGDLQQRNCTLLISNIGTEHSGRYYFRADLGGANIYTYPDFSELKVLDQPNIDIPEEIVADENLELTCYAPDNCPENSPEIQWMYTDYLPEAEYTSDYVEESNTAMLTSTLIFTPRPIHNGQLLGCRVYYPNTTLVYERLISLDVKYAPCSVWVNVSVEVMEGSSVTLLCEVDSNPPPRISWLFGDQELLWDTASNASLSLEDLTPSQGGIYTCVGDNGYGSMNTSMYLAVLYPPSEPVVNGSMTVLEGSSISLQCSTQGNPAPTLTWLKDGELVGTITAEEVSVLELLELTPQGDGQYRCLAENEHGRASSSLNITVEYAPVLLEESKCTVVREGVQCVCMATGNPEPIIEFYLPDKNITINDTDGRYNYYTHTDGHTSTGMIKLREKGERLGNGAVNVHCSISNIYGSESFHLELQQEKKYMMAVIVGTIGGVAVIAFIIAAVRYVGHNNKKEKTGIINLWALWQTWRGKS, encoded by the exons ATCTCGGCCATGACCAACTCCTGCGTGGTCATCCCCTGCACATTCATGTACCCGTCCAGTATCCGGCCGTACCGCGGCACCCACGGCATCTGGTACTTTGGTCAGCCCTACCCCCAGCTCTTCCCACCTGTGGTGATCAAGACGCGCACAGACATCGTACATGAAAGTTACAAAGGGCGTACCAAGCTCATTGGGGACCTGCAACAGAGGAACTGCACCCTGCTCATCAGTAATATAGGTACAGAGCACTCAGGGAGGTACTACTTCCGTGCCGACCTGGGCGGTGCCAACATCTACACCTACCCAGACTTCTCTGAGCTCAAGGTGCTGG ACCAGCCCAACATTGACATCCCTGAGGAGATAGTCGCTGATGAGAATCTGGAGTTGACGTGCTATGCTCCAGACAATTGTCCAGAGAATAGCCCAGAGATCCAATGGATGTATACAGACTACCTGCCTGAAGCCGAGTATACCTCAGACTACGTTGAAGAGAGCAACACAGCCATGCTGACCAGCACGCTCATCTTCACCCCCAGGCCCATACACAATGGTCAGCTGCTGGGCTGCAGGGTCTACTACCCCAACACCACCCTGGTCTATGAGAGACTCATCTCTCTGGATGTCAAGT ATGCCCCTTGCTCGGTGTGGGTGAACGTGTCCGTGGAGGTGATGGAGGGCAGCTCGGTAACACTGCTCTGCGAGGTGGACAGTAACCCTCCTCCCAGGATCTCCTGGCTGTTTGGGGACCAGGAGCTGCTGTGGGACACGGCTTCGAACGCCTCGCTCTCCCTGGAGGACTTAACTCCCTCTCAGGGGGGCATCTACACCTGCGTGGGAGATAATGGCTACGGCTCCATGAACACATCCATGTACCTGGCTGTCTTGT ACCCTCCCAGTGAGCCAGTGGTAAACGGCTCCATGACCGTTTTGGAAGGTTCCTCCATCTCCCTGCAATGTAGCACCCAAGGCAATCCCGCACCCACCCTCACCTGGCTGAAGGACGGGGAGCTGGTGGGCACCATCACAGCCGAGGAGGTGTCTGTGCTGGAGCTTCTCGAGCTCACCCCTCAGGGAGACGGACAGTACCGCTGCCTGGCAGAGAACGAACACGGACGAGCCAGCAGCTCCCTCAACATCACTGTGGAAT ACGCTCCTGTCCTTCTGGAAGAGTCCAAGTGCAcggtggtgagggagggagtcCAGTGTGTTTGCATGGCTACGGGTAACCCTGAGCCCATCATCGAGTTCTACCTCCCCGACAAGAACATCACCATCAACGACACGGACGGACGCTACAACTACTACACGCACACGGACGGCCACACGTCCACGGGCATGATAAAACTACGGGAGAAGGGCGAGCGCCTGGGCAACGGTGCTGTCAATGTGCACTGCAGCATTAGCAACATATACGGGTCGGAGAGCTTTCATCTGGAGTTACAGCAGGAGA AGAAGTACATGATGGCAGTGATTGTTGGCACCATCGGTGGAGTGGCTGTCATCGCCTTCATCATCGCAGCAGTGAGATATGTGGGCCATAACAACAAGAA GGAGAAGACGGGGATTATCAACCTGTGGGCTCTATGGCAGACCTGGAGAGGCAAGAGCTGA